A portion of the Micromonospora vinacea genome contains these proteins:
- the hemW gene encoding radical SAM family heme chaperone HemW, protein MPGVLPDGETVPVDGSLPATATTAVGARGFGVYVHVPFCASRCGYCDFNTYTASELGGGASREGYADTVLAELTLAARVLGDTPPPRVDTVFVGGGTPTLLPADDLARILDGIDRTWGLAADAEVTTEANPESVTPESLKLLRAAGYTRISLGMQSASPGVLAILDRKHSAGRATAAALEARDAGFEHVNLDLIYGTPGERAEDFAASLEQVVAAGVDHVSAYALIVEDGTRLAARMRRGELAYPSDDVAADRYLAAEAALDAAGLSWYEVSNWARTEEARCRHNLLYWTGADWWGLGPGAHSHVGGVRWWNVKHPSAYAQRLAAGASPGLAREVLTVDEAHMEDVMLRLRLASGLPLAVLDATGRAGAERALAGGLLAADEYAAGRAVLTVRGRLLADAVVRDLLP, encoded by the coding sequence ATGCCCGGCGTCCTTCCAGATGGTGAGACCGTCCCCGTCGACGGATCGTTGCCCGCCACCGCCACCACGGCGGTCGGCGCGCGCGGCTTCGGCGTGTACGTGCACGTCCCGTTCTGCGCCAGCCGTTGCGGCTACTGCGACTTCAACACCTACACCGCCTCCGAACTGGGCGGCGGCGCCAGCCGCGAGGGGTACGCCGACACCGTCCTGGCCGAGCTGACGCTCGCCGCCCGGGTGCTCGGCGACACCCCGCCGCCCCGGGTCGACACCGTCTTCGTCGGCGGCGGCACGCCCACCCTGCTCCCCGCCGACGACCTGGCCCGCATCCTCGACGGCATCGACCGCACCTGGGGGCTGGCCGCCGACGCCGAAGTGACCACCGAGGCCAACCCCGAGTCGGTCACCCCGGAATCGTTGAAGCTGCTGCGGGCCGCCGGCTACACCCGGATCTCGCTGGGCATGCAGTCCGCCTCCCCGGGGGTGCTGGCGATCCTGGACCGCAAACACAGCGCCGGCCGGGCCACCGCCGCCGCCCTGGAGGCGCGCGACGCCGGGTTCGAGCACGTCAACCTGGACCTGATCTACGGCACCCCGGGGGAGCGGGCCGAGGACTTCGCCGCCTCGCTGGAGCAGGTCGTCGCCGCCGGGGTGGACCACGTCAGCGCGTACGCCCTGATCGTCGAGGACGGCACCCGGCTCGCCGCCCGGATGCGACGCGGCGAGCTGGCGTACCCCAGTGACGACGTGGCCGCGGACCGCTACCTGGCCGCCGAGGCCGCGCTCGACGCGGCCGGGCTCTCCTGGTACGAGGTCTCCAACTGGGCCCGCACCGAGGAGGCCCGCTGCCGGCACAACCTGCTCTACTGGACCGGCGCGGACTGGTGGGGGCTGGGGCCGGGGGCGCACAGCCACGTCGGCGGGGTGCGCTGGTGGAACGTGAAGCACCCCTCGGCGTACGCCCAGCGGTTGGCCGCCGGCGCGTCTCCCGGCCTGGCCCGGGAGGTGCTCACTGTCGACGAGGCGCACATGGAGGACGTGATGCTGCGGCTGCGGCTGGCCAGCGGTCTCCCGCTGGCGGTGCTCGACGCCACCGGTCGGGCCGGCGCCGAGCGGGCGCTTGCCGGCGGCCTGCTGGCCGCCGACGAGTACGCCGCCGGCCGGGCAGTGCTCACAGTGCGTGGACGGCTGCTCGCCGACGCTGTCGTCCGCGACCTGCTGCCCTGA
- a CDS encoding enoyl-CoA hydratase-related protein, with protein sequence MTSPDVLVRVATARGVTTLTLDSPHNRNALSTGLMTQLLAGLADAVADEAVRAIVLDHTGPVFCSGADLKETAAAYASGTVPAGMLGDVLAAIWECPKPVLARVGGPARAGGLGLIAAADLAVCADEATFAFTEVRIGVIPAVISATVLPRLHPRAAAELYLTGDTFDGRRAAEIGLVTASVPADGLDDAVRGYCDSLVRGAPGALAGAKELLRRPGTAELRADLARLSAVSTGYFLSDEGREGVTAFRERRPARWVPALDD encoded by the coding sequence ATGACCTCTCCCGACGTCCTCGTGCGGGTCGCCACGGCCCGTGGGGTGACCACCCTCACCCTGGACAGCCCGCACAACCGCAACGCGCTCTCCACCGGCCTCATGACCCAACTGCTGGCGGGGCTCGCGGACGCGGTCGCCGACGAGGCGGTGCGAGCGATCGTGCTCGATCACACCGGCCCGGTCTTCTGCTCGGGCGCCGACCTGAAGGAGACCGCCGCGGCGTACGCCAGCGGGACGGTGCCGGCCGGCATGCTGGGTGACGTGCTCGCGGCGATCTGGGAGTGCCCGAAGCCGGTGCTGGCCCGGGTCGGCGGGCCGGCGCGGGCCGGCGGGCTGGGCCTGATCGCCGCCGCCGACCTGGCGGTCTGCGCCGACGAGGCGACGTTCGCGTTCACCGAGGTACGCATCGGGGTGATCCCGGCGGTCATCTCGGCGACAGTGCTGCCCCGGCTGCACCCCCGCGCCGCCGCCGAGCTGTACCTGACCGGCGACACCTTCGACGGCCGCCGGGCCGCCGAGATCGGCCTGGTGACGGCCTCGGTCCCGGCAGACGGGTTGGACGACGCGGTACGCGGCTACTGCGACTCGCTGGTGCGCGGCGCGCCCGGGGCGCTGGCCGGCGCGAAGGAGCTGCTGCGCCGACCGGGTACCGCCGAGCTGCGCGCGGACCTGGCCCGGCTCTCCGCCGTCTCGACCGGCTACTTCCTGTCGGACGAGGGGCGCGAGGGGGTCACCGCGTTCCGCGAACGTCGACCGGCGCGCTGGGTGCCCGCTCTCGACGACTGA
- a CDS encoding SDR family NAD(P)-dependent oxidoreductase: protein MGTLDGKVVLITGTGGGLGRVAALTFAREGAKVVGADLQVAGNDETVELVRRAGGEMTGIAPVDLTDPEQVRTLVDDAAAAYGGLDVVYNNAAALRFGPMPDFSVEDWRYTITGELDIPYFVSKFAWPHLVRRGGGVIISAASMAGMIGGHVPPMVGHTAANAGIIGMTRQLALEGAPHGIRAVAISPGPTLTPASERDLGDNQEARDAITAKTLLKRFARPEEVVELVVFLASDRASYITGANYPVDGGATAW from the coding sequence ATGGGAACGCTCGATGGCAAGGTCGTGCTGATCACCGGCACCGGCGGGGGGCTGGGCCGCGTCGCGGCGCTGACCTTCGCCCGCGAGGGCGCGAAGGTCGTCGGGGCCGACCTCCAGGTCGCCGGCAACGACGAAACTGTCGAACTCGTCCGCCGCGCCGGCGGCGAGATGACCGGCATCGCGCCGGTCGACCTCACCGACCCCGAGCAGGTGCGCACGCTCGTCGACGACGCTGCCGCCGCCTACGGCGGGCTCGACGTGGTCTACAACAACGCGGCGGCGCTCCGCTTCGGCCCGATGCCCGACTTCTCCGTGGAGGACTGGCGCTACACCATCACCGGAGAACTCGACATTCCGTACTTCGTGTCGAAGTTCGCCTGGCCGCACCTGGTCCGGCGCGGTGGCGGCGTCATCATCAGCGCCGCCTCCATGGCCGGGATGATCGGCGGCCACGTCCCGCCGATGGTCGGTCACACCGCCGCGAACGCCGGCATCATCGGCATGACGCGACAACTCGCGCTCGAAGGCGCGCCCCACGGGATCCGCGCGGTGGCGATCAGCCCCGGGCCCACCCTCACCCCGGCCAGCGAACGCGACCTCGGTGACAACCAGGAGGCCCGGGACGCCATCACTGCCAAGACGCTCCTCAAGCGCTTCGCGCGCCCCGAGGAGGTCGTCGAGCTGGTGGTCTTCCTCGCGTCCGACCGGGCGTCGTACATCACCGGGGCGAACTACCCGGTCGACGGCGGCGCGACCGCCTGGTGA
- a CDS encoding phytanoyl-CoA dioxygenase family protein: MFDYGDRTGYEPISDTDRKEFHEQGFLLLRNVLTEDHRAALEAAVDRVYAEEQAKGTTKKDGTLHLLGFLERDELFGELLTHPIAFPYMWGLAGWNIYTHHNHLDVTPPAAEPEKPYWGWHQDGYRQNSDPETMDPNLPRPMFSLKVAYVLSDLSETGRGATKVIPGSHLKNSLPRPADLTVQNPDPEGTVEITANPGDAFIFDRRQWHSRSTNLSTITRKMLFVGYTYRWIRPLDELHPDVNGEWYRNRTPVQRQLIGEGTHTANYWGINWDGYVDDEIPLRKELKERGLLDRNIPWLR; the protein is encoded by the coding sequence GTGTTCGATTACGGCGACCGGACCGGTTACGAACCGATCAGCGACACTGACCGCAAGGAGTTCCACGAGCAGGGCTTCCTCCTGCTGCGCAACGTCCTGACGGAGGACCACCGGGCGGCGCTGGAGGCGGCGGTCGACCGCGTCTACGCGGAGGAGCAGGCGAAGGGCACCACCAAGAAGGACGGCACCCTGCACCTGCTGGGCTTCCTGGAGCGCGACGAGCTCTTCGGTGAGCTGCTGACCCACCCGATCGCCTTCCCGTACATGTGGGGACTGGCCGGCTGGAACATCTACACGCACCACAACCACCTGGACGTCACACCGCCGGCCGCCGAGCCGGAGAAGCCGTACTGGGGTTGGCACCAGGACGGGTACCGGCAGAACTCCGACCCGGAGACGATGGACCCGAACCTGCCTCGGCCGATGTTCTCGCTGAAGGTCGCGTACGTGCTGTCGGACCTCTCCGAGACCGGCCGCGGCGCCACCAAGGTCATCCCGGGTAGCCACCTGAAGAACTCGCTGCCCCGGCCGGCGGACCTCACGGTGCAGAACCCCGACCCGGAGGGCACGGTGGAGATCACCGCCAACCCGGGCGACGCCTTCATCTTCGACCGCCGGCAGTGGCACTCGCGGTCGACGAACCTGTCGACCATCACCCGCAAGATGCTCTTCGTCGGCTACACCTACCGGTGGATCCGCCCGCTGGACGAGCTGCACCCAGACGTGAACGGCGAGTGGTACCGCAACCGCACCCCCGTGCAGCGCCAGCTGATCGGTGAGGGCACCCACACCGCCAACTACTGGGGCATCAACTGGGACGGGTACGTCGACGACGAGATCCCGCTGCGCAAGGAGCTCAAGGAGCGCGGTCTGCTCGACCGCAACATCCCCTGGCTCCGCTGA
- a CDS encoding MOSC domain-containing protein, translating into MTGRVAAVNLGIVTEAGWAGDASGRSGIDKRPVDGPVSLLAGGLAGDFIGERAHHGGPDQAVYAYAEEDAAWWVAELGRAIPPGGFGENLTTYAVDVTGAVIGEQWQVGSALLQVTKPRTPCTTFAGFWGVPDLIKRFTVRASPGAYLRVLREGEVGAGDPVEVVDRPAHGVTIGEVFRATSLEPELLPRLLDAEDLPEPIREKARRRLAAQG; encoded by the coding sequence ATGACAGGCAGGGTGGCAGCGGTGAACCTCGGCATCGTGACCGAGGCTGGGTGGGCCGGCGACGCGAGCGGTCGCAGTGGCATCGACAAGCGGCCGGTCGACGGACCGGTATCGCTGCTCGCCGGCGGCCTGGCCGGCGACTTCATCGGCGAGCGGGCCCACCACGGTGGCCCTGACCAGGCGGTCTACGCCTACGCGGAGGAGGACGCCGCGTGGTGGGTGGCCGAACTGGGCCGCGCCATACCGCCCGGCGGCTTCGGCGAGAACCTGACCACCTACGCGGTCGACGTCACGGGTGCGGTGATCGGCGAGCAGTGGCAGGTCGGGTCCGCCCTGCTCCAGGTCACTAAGCCGCGCACCCCCTGCACCACCTTCGCCGGGTTCTGGGGCGTACCGGATCTGATCAAGCGGTTCACCGTCCGGGCGTCGCCCGGGGCGTACCTGCGCGTGCTGCGCGAGGGGGAGGTCGGCGCGGGCGACCCGGTCGAGGTGGTGGACCGCCCGGCGCACGGGGTGACCATTGGCGAGGTGTTCCGGGCGACCAGCCTGGAGCCGGAGTTGTTGCCGCGGTTGCTCGACGCCGAGGACCTGCCGGAGCCGATCCGGGAGAAGGCCCGCCGACGCCTCGCCGCCCAGGGCTGA
- a CDS encoding carbohydrate ABC transporter permease, producing the protein MKKVALNGAGLLVALFAAFPVYWMISTSLKPSNEIFSSTPQPVPTHPTLAHYREILTGNLIPGVSFLDFFLNSALVAVSTVVLSGLVALLAATAVARFRFKLRTSFLIMLLVVQMIPLEALVIPLFLMIQRLGLYNTLPSLILTYLGFSLPFAVWMLRGFVAAVPKELEEAAAIDGASRAQTFRRVLFPLVAPGLVATSIFSFITAWNELIFALTFINDQGSYTLPVAMTFFFGRDDTNWGPVMAASTLFTLPVIIFFLLVQRRMVSGLVAGAVKG; encoded by the coding sequence GTGAAGAAGGTCGCCCTCAACGGCGCCGGGCTGCTGGTCGCGCTCTTCGCGGCGTTCCCGGTCTACTGGATGATCTCCACCTCGCTGAAGCCGAGCAACGAGATCTTCTCTTCCACCCCGCAGCCGGTGCCGACCCATCCGACGTTGGCGCACTACCGGGAGATCCTGACCGGCAACCTGATTCCCGGCGTCAGCTTCCTCGACTTCTTCCTCAACAGCGCGCTTGTCGCCGTCTCCACTGTGGTGCTCAGCGGCCTGGTCGCGCTGCTGGCCGCGACCGCGGTGGCGCGGTTCCGCTTCAAGCTGCGGACCAGCTTCCTGATCATGCTGCTGGTGGTGCAGATGATCCCGCTGGAGGCGTTGGTCATCCCGCTGTTCCTGATGATCCAGCGGTTGGGGCTCTACAACACCCTGCCCAGCCTGATCCTCACGTACCTCGGTTTCTCGCTGCCGTTCGCGGTCTGGATGCTGCGCGGGTTCGTCGCCGCGGTGCCGAAGGAGTTGGAGGAGGCGGCGGCGATCGACGGGGCCAGCCGGGCCCAGACCTTCCGCAGGGTGCTCTTCCCGCTGGTCGCGCCCGGCCTGGTGGCCACCAGCATCTTCTCCTTCATCACGGCGTGGAACGAGCTGATCTTCGCGTTGACCTTCATCAACGATCAGGGCAGCTACACCCTGCCGGTGGCGATGACCTTCTTCTTCGGTCGGGACGACACCAACTGGGGGCCGGTGATGGCGGCGTCCACACTGTTCACCCTGCCGGTCATCATCTTCTTCCTGCTGGTGCAGCGGCGGATGGTCTCCGGTCTGGTCGCCGGCGCCGTCAAGGGCTGA
- a CDS encoding carbohydrate ABC transporter permease: protein MSSQTKNPETSAARETPARRRRRVDRLPYLLLLPALLIIGVLLLWPLGQVVVMSFYRLNSVRQLRGDREWPWVGLGNYVDILSDPFFLTVLRNTVLFAAANVLLTMVLGTLVGLLLNRLGRKMATFVASCVMLAWATPALTGTIVWKWIFDDTSGLVTWLFNALPDGLSTSLFGRSDWTGYGWFNSPLLFFAILTLVVVWHSFPFIAVSVLAGLKSVPSELHEAARVDGASPWRVFWKITFPLLRPVFGILIVLSTIWDFKVFTQQFVLAGGTQDRPTFMLAIYSYAEAFSPPPKYGLGAAIAVILTLILLVVTGFYVRMVLRQEDES, encoded by the coding sequence GTGAGCTCACAGACAAAAAACCCGGAGACGTCCGCCGCGCGGGAGACCCCCGCGCGGCGGCGTCGCCGGGTGGACCGCCTGCCCTACCTGCTGCTCCTGCCCGCCCTGCTGATCATCGGGGTGCTGCTGCTCTGGCCGCTCGGCCAGGTGGTGGTGATGTCCTTCTACCGGCTGAACAGCGTCCGGCAGTTGCGCGGCGATCGGGAGTGGCCGTGGGTGGGGCTCGGCAACTACGTCGACATCCTCTCCGACCCGTTCTTCCTGACCGTGCTGCGCAACACGGTGCTGTTCGCCGCGGCGAACGTGCTGCTCACCATGGTGCTCGGCACCCTGGTGGGGCTGCTGCTCAACCGGCTCGGTCGCAAGATGGCGACCTTCGTGGCCAGCTGCGTGATGCTCGCCTGGGCCACGCCGGCGCTGACCGGCACCATCGTCTGGAAATGGATCTTCGACGACACGAGCGGCCTGGTCACGTGGCTGTTCAACGCGTTGCCGGACGGGCTATCGACCAGCCTGTTCGGGCGCAGCGACTGGACCGGCTACGGCTGGTTCAACTCGCCGCTGCTCTTCTTCGCCATCCTCACCCTTGTGGTGGTCTGGCACTCGTTCCCGTTCATCGCGGTGAGTGTGCTGGCCGGTCTCAAGAGCGTGCCGAGTGAGCTGCACGAGGCGGCCCGGGTGGATGGCGCCAGCCCGTGGCGGGTCTTCTGGAAGATCACCTTCCCGTTGCTGCGCCCGGTCTTCGGGATCCTGATCGTGCTCTCCACGATCTGGGACTTCAAGGTCTTCACCCAGCAGTTCGTGCTGGCCGGCGGCACCCAGGACCGGCCGACGTTCATGCTCGCCATCTACTCGTACGCCGAAGCCTTCTCGCCGCCGCCGAAGTACGGGCTCGGCGCGGCCATCGCGGTGATCCTCACGCTGATCCTGCTCGTGGTCACCGGCTTCTACGTACGGATGGTGCTCAGGCAGGAGGACGAGTCGTGA
- a CDS encoding sugar ABC transporter substrate-binding protein has protein sequence MNRWKRLAPVTAMVASAAMVLTGCGGSGDDAADDSKLTVWMMGEGGDAQNSFLDGVEAEFRQKHPDTDVVVQYIPWLEAPKKFQAALAGGEGPDITELGNTETQGWAAQEALADVSGRMGGWADGKDLLPDLVRNAQLDGKQYGVPWYAGVRAIYYRTDWFAEAGVQPPKTWDELVTVAKAVQAKKKGTYGIALPGNSELPFYSFLWGAGGEIASNQGGTWKSGYTTPEAQRAVKFWTDLVTVHKVAPPAAAGWNEIDARTQFATGKAAMAFAGSWQQGAIKKDNPEIEKVWGTFPIPGPDGKAAPGFAGGSDVAIWKDSERQDLAWDYLTVLLNKKNAQSFASSLGFFPVYQDLVSGGAYANDKVMASFATTMQNTKLTPLTPKWVEVSRTKTVTQAMNSSVMKGQKTVEKATADAAGEMESILNSK, from the coding sequence GTGAACAGGTGGAAGCGGCTGGCCCCGGTCACCGCCATGGTGGCCTCGGCCGCGATGGTGCTGACCGGCTGTGGGGGCTCCGGCGACGACGCGGCCGACGACAGCAAGCTGACGGTCTGGATGATGGGTGAGGGTGGCGACGCGCAGAACTCCTTCCTCGACGGGGTCGAGGCCGAGTTCCGCCAGAAGCACCCCGACACCGACGTGGTCGTGCAGTACATCCCCTGGCTGGAGGCGCCCAAGAAGTTCCAGGCGGCGCTCGCCGGCGGTGAGGGGCCGGACATCACCGAGCTGGGCAACACCGAGACTCAGGGGTGGGCCGCCCAGGAGGCGCTCGCCGACGTGAGTGGTCGGATGGGCGGCTGGGCCGACGGCAAGGACCTGCTGCCCGACCTGGTGCGCAACGCGCAGCTCGACGGCAAGCAGTACGGCGTGCCCTGGTACGCGGGTGTGCGCGCCATCTACTACCGCACCGACTGGTTCGCCGAGGCCGGCGTGCAGCCCCCGAAGACCTGGGACGAGCTGGTCACTGTGGCCAAGGCCGTGCAGGCGAAGAAGAAGGGCACCTACGGCATCGCGTTGCCCGGCAACTCCGAGCTGCCCTTCTACTCGTTCCTCTGGGGTGCGGGTGGCGAGATCGCCAGCAACCAGGGCGGCACCTGGAAGTCCGGCTACACCACGCCGGAGGCGCAGCGGGCCGTCAAGTTCTGGACCGACCTGGTGACCGTGCACAAGGTCGCCCCGCCGGCGGCGGCGGGTTGGAACGAGATCGACGCGCGTACCCAGTTCGCCACCGGTAAGGCCGCGATGGCCTTCGCCGGTAGCTGGCAGCAGGGCGCCATCAAGAAGGACAACCCCGAGATCGAGAAGGTCTGGGGTACGTTCCCGATCCCCGGCCCGGACGGCAAGGCGGCGCCCGGTTTCGCCGGCGGCTCGGACGTGGCGATCTGGAAGGACAGCGAGCGGCAGGACCTGGCCTGGGACTACCTGACCGTGCTGCTGAACAAGAAGAACGCGCAGAGCTTCGCCAGCAGCCTCGGCTTCTTCCCGGTCTACCAGGACCTGGTCTCCGGTGGCGCGTACGCGAACGACAAGGTGATGGCGTCGTTCGCCACCACCATGCAGAACACCAAGCTCACGCCGCTCACCCCGAAGTGGGTGGAGGTCAGCCGGACGAAGACGGTGACCCAGGCGATGAACAGCTCGGTCATGAAGGGTCAGAAGACGGTCGAGAAGGCTACCGCCGACGCGGCCGGTGAGATGGAAAGCATTTTGAACAGCAAGTGA
- a CDS encoding GlsB/YeaQ/YmgE family stress response membrane protein: MELTVWGIITAIVVGLIVGALGRLVVPGRQNMPIWLHLLIGVGAALLGTVLARAIGIATETSGIDWAELLVQVVVAAIAVALVAGVGRRRSVTR, translated from the coding sequence GTGGAGCTCACCGTGTGGGGCATCATCACTGCGATCGTTGTTGGTCTCATCGTCGGCGCGCTCGGCCGCCTGGTCGTCCCGGGCCGGCAGAACATGCCGATCTGGCTGCACCTGCTCATCGGCGTCGGCGCCGCCCTGCTGGGCACCGTTCTGGCGCGGGCCATCGGCATCGCGACCGAGACGAGCGGTATCGACTGGGCCGAGCTGCTGGTGCAGGTCGTGGTGGCCGCGATCGCTGTCGCGCTGGTGGCCGGTGTGGGTCGCCGCCGCAGCGTCACCCGATAA
- a CDS encoding GlsB/YeaQ/YmgE family stress response membrane protein, with protein sequence MEFTVWGIITAIVVGLIVGALGRLVVPGRQNMPIWLHMLIGIGAALLGTVLARAIGIATETSGIDWGELLVQVVVAAIAVALVAGVGGRRRVTR encoded by the coding sequence GTGGAGTTCACCGTGTGGGGCATCATCACTGCGATCGTTGTTGGTCTCATCGTCGGCGCGCTCGGCCGTCTGGTCGTCCCGGGCCGGCAGAACATGCCGATCTGGCTGCACATGCTGATCGGTATCGGCGCGGCCCTGCTGGGCACCGTCCTGGCGCGGGCCATCGGCATCGCGACCGAGACGAGCGGTATCGACTGGGGCGAGCTGCTGGTCCAGGTCGTGGTGGCCGCGATCGCCGTCGCGCTGGTGGCCGGCGTGGGTGGCCGTCGCCGCGTGACCCGATAA
- the lepA gene encoding translation elongation factor 4: MPPKLDPGANAPGATDPGRIRNFGIIAHIDHGKSTLADRMLQLTGVVDPRQMRAQYLDRMDIERERGITIKSQAVRMPWTIREGERAGEHAVLNMIDTPGHVDFTYEVSRSLAACEGAVLLVDAAQGIEAQTLANLYLALENDLRIIPVLNKIDLPAAQPEKYAEELAHLIGGDPADCIRVSGKTGEGVPYLLDEIVRQFIPPVGEAEAPARAMIFDSVYDVYRGVVTYVRVIDGRISARDRIKMMSTGAVHELLEIGVISPEMVKAEALGVGEVGYLITGVKDVRQSRVGDTVTINSRPAAEALGGYKDPKPMVYSGLYPIDGSDYPNLREALDKLKLNDAALDYEPETSGALGFGFRCGFLGLLHLEIIRERLEREYNLDLISTAPNVVYRAITDDGEEIVVTNPSEYPTGKIAEVYEPVVRATVLTPNDYVGAVMELCQGRRGTLLGMDYLSADRVELRYTLPLAEIIYDFFDQLKSRTKGYASLDYEPSGEQASDLVKVDILLHGEPVDAFSAIVHKDKAYNYGVTIAAKLRTLIPRQQFEVPIQAAIGSRVIARETIRAIRKDVLAKCYGGDISRKRKLLEKQKEGKKRMKMVGRVEVPQEAFIAALSSDSGDGKAAGKK; encoded by the coding sequence GTGCCACCGAAGCTCGATCCCGGCGCGAACGCCCCTGGTGCCACCGACCCCGGTCGCATCCGGAACTTCGGCATCATCGCCCACATCGACCACGGGAAGTCGACCCTGGCCGACCGGATGTTGCAGCTCACCGGCGTGGTCGACCCGCGGCAGATGCGCGCGCAGTACCTGGACCGGATGGACATCGAGCGCGAGCGCGGCATCACCATCAAGAGCCAGGCCGTCCGCATGCCGTGGACCATCCGTGAGGGTGAGCGGGCCGGCGAGCACGCGGTGCTCAACATGATCGACACCCCGGGGCACGTGGACTTCACCTACGAGGTGTCCCGGTCGCTGGCCGCCTGCGAGGGCGCGGTGCTGCTTGTCGACGCCGCGCAGGGCATCGAGGCGCAGACCCTGGCCAACCTCTACCTGGCTCTCGAGAACGACCTGCGCATCATCCCGGTGCTCAACAAGATCGACCTGCCGGCCGCGCAGCCGGAGAAGTACGCCGAGGAGCTGGCCCACCTGATCGGCGGCGACCCCGCCGACTGCATCCGGGTCTCCGGCAAGACCGGTGAGGGCGTCCCGTACCTGCTCGACGAGATCGTCCGGCAGTTCATTCCGCCGGTCGGCGAGGCCGAGGCGCCCGCCCGGGCGATGATCTTCGACTCGGTGTACGACGTCTACCGCGGCGTCGTCACGTACGTCCGGGTCATCGACGGCCGGATCAGCGCCCGCGACCGGATCAAGATGATGTCCACCGGCGCGGTTCACGAGCTGCTGGAGATCGGCGTCATCTCACCCGAGATGGTCAAGGCCGAGGCGCTCGGCGTCGGCGAGGTCGGCTATCTGATCACCGGTGTGAAGGACGTCCGGCAGTCCCGGGTCGGTGACACGGTCACCATCAACAGCCGGCCGGCGGCCGAGGCGTTGGGTGGCTACAAGGACCCGAAGCCGATGGTCTACTCCGGTCTCTACCCGATCGACGGGTCCGACTACCCCAACCTGCGCGAGGCGCTGGACAAGCTCAAGCTCAACGACGCCGCCCTGGACTACGAGCCGGAGACCTCCGGCGCGCTGGGCTTCGGCTTCCGCTGCGGCTTCCTCGGCCTGCTCCACCTGGAGATCATCCGGGAGCGGCTGGAGCGCGAGTACAACCTCGACCTCATCTCCACCGCGCCCAACGTCGTCTACCGGGCGATCACGGACGACGGCGAGGAGATCGTCGTCACCAACCCGAGCGAGTACCCCACCGGCAAGATCGCCGAGGTGTACGAGCCGGTGGTCCGTGCCACAGTGCTGACGCCCAACGACTACGTGGGCGCGGTCATGGAGCTCTGCCAGGGCCGGCGCGGCACCCTGCTCGGCATGGACTACCTCTCCGCCGACCGGGTGGAGCTGCGCTACACGCTGCCCCTCGCGGAGATCATCTACGACTTCTTCGACCAGTTGAAGAGCCGTACCAAGGGCTACGCCTCACTCGACTACGAGCCCTCCGGCGAGCAGGCGTCCGACCTGGTGAAGGTGGACATCCTGCTGCACGGCGAGCCGGTGGACGCGTTCAGCGCCATCGTGCACAAGGACAAGGCGTACAACTACGGCGTCACCATCGCTGCCAAGCTGCGCACCCTGATCCCGCGCCAGCAGTTCGAGGTACCGATCCAGGCGGCCATCGGCAGCCGGGTCATCGCCCGGGAAACCATCCGGGCGATCCGCAAGGACGTCCTCGCCAAGTGCTACGGCGGCGACATCAGCCGTAAGCGCAAGCTGCTGGAGAAGCAGAAGGAAGGCAAGAAGCGGATGAAGATGGTCGGCCGGGTCGAGGTGCCGCAGGAAGCCTTCATCGCCGCCCTCTCCTCCGACTCCGGCGACGGCAAGGCCGCCGGCAAGAAGTAG
- a CDS encoding DUF4240 domain-containing protein — protein sequence MRTEDFWKLIDEARAGGGGEPGPVAARAVALLAERDPEDIIGYARHQTRVLAASHKADLWGAAYLINGGASADGFEHFRGWLMTQGRAVFARAVAEPDSLAELPQVRAASLSGEEFSAEQMLSVPWDAYRKATATELPADRDPVRTPDLNDFWDFDDEDEARRRLPRLAALFVEPPME from the coding sequence ATGAGGACCGAGGACTTCTGGAAGCTGATCGACGAGGCGCGGGCCGGCGGCGGCGGTGAGCCCGGCCCGGTCGCCGCGCGGGCCGTCGCGCTGCTCGCCGAGCGCGACCCGGAGGACATCATCGGGTACGCGCGGCACCAGACGCGGGTGCTGGCCGCCTCGCACAAGGCGGATCTGTGGGGTGCGGCGTACCTGATCAACGGTGGTGCCTCGGCCGACGGCTTCGAACACTTCCGGGGCTGGCTGATGACCCAGGGTCGGGCCGTCTTCGCCCGCGCCGTCGCCGAACCGGACTCGCTGGCCGAACTGCCCCAGGTGCGGGCGGCCTCGCTCAGCGGCGAGGAGTTCTCCGCCGAGCAGATGCTCTCGGTGCCCTGGGACGCGTACCGCAAGGCCACCGCTACCGAACTGCCGGCGGACCGCGACCCGGTGCGGACGCCGGACCTCAACGACTTCTGGGACTTCGACGACGAGGACGAGGCGCGTCGGCGGCTGCCCCGGCTGGCCGCGCTCTTCGTCGAGCCGCCGATGGAGTGA